In Penaeus monodon isolate SGIC_2016 chromosome 43, NSTDA_Pmon_1, whole genome shotgun sequence, one DNA window encodes the following:
- the LOC119568369 gene encoding nuclear receptor subfamily 2 group F member 1-A-like isoform X2 yields MLYTDQRQDKMALVVPPGSTWRDPPVSLPPTTGEDVTRELGASVTPQPNAPQTPTPNSTAGSAPSSAPSPTGDDKNAQNMTCVVCGDKSSGKHYGQFTCEGCKSFFKRSVRRNLQYSCRGNRNCPIDQHHRNQCQYCRLRKCFKVGMRREAVQRGRIPPSQGMGMPGQFMANGDSLNGHTYLSSYISLLLRAEPFPTSPYGQCMNANNIMGVDNICELASRLLFSAVGWAKNIPFFPELQVTDQVALLRLVWSELFVLNASQCSMPLHVAPLLAAAGLHASPMAADRVVAFMDHIRIFQEQVEKLKALHVDSAEYSCLKAIVLFTSGKCGAPAPVCSGSARPLLGSAWMGPPRVSPRPRGQIFLSFLFHSFPPPLFFSFFFPNPIGTKEPLFWK; encoded by the exons ATGCTGTACACGGACCAGCGTCAGGACAAGATGGCTTTAGTCGTGCCCCCCGGGTCCACGTGGCGAGACCCGCCCGTGTCTCTGCCGCCCACCACGGGGGAAGACGTGACCCGCGAGTTGGGCGCGAGTGTCACCCCGCAGCCCAATGCCCCTCAGACGCCCACGCCCAACTCGACGGCGGGCAGCGCGCCCTCGTCTGCCCCAAGCCCCACTGGCGACGACAAGAACGCTCAGAACATGACCTGCGTCGTGTGCGGCGACAAAAGCTCAGGGAAACACTATGGCCAGTTCACCTGCGAAG gGTGCAAGAGCTTCTTCAAACGATCAGTCCGCCGGAATCTGCAATATTCGTGCAGGGGCAACCGAAACTGCCCCATCGACCAACACCATCGTAATCAGTGTCAATACTGTCGTCTCAGAAAATGTTTTAAAGTCGGaatgaggagagaag CGGTCCAGCGCGGGCGCATCCCCCCGTCGCAGGGCATGGGGATGCCGGGCCAGTTCATGGCCAACGGGGACTCCCTGAACGGCCACACGTACCTCTCGTCGTACATCTCCCTCCTGCTACGCGCCGAGCCCTTCCCCACCTCGCCCTACGGCCAGTGCATGAACGCCAACAACATCATGGGCGTGGACAACATCTGCGAGCTGGCGTCGCGGCTGCTCTTCTCCGCCGTGGGCTGGGCCAAGAACATCCCCTTCTTCCCGGAGCTGCAGGTGACCGACCAGGTGGCGCTGTTGCGGCTCGTCTGGTCCGAGCTGTTCGTGCTCAACGCCTCCCAGTGCTCCATGCCGCTGCACGTGGCGCCCCTGCTCGCCGCCGCGGGCCTGCACGCCTCCCCGATGGCGGCCGACAGGGTGGTCGCCTTCATGGACCACATCCGCATCTTCCAGGAGCAGGTCGAGAAGCTGAAGGCGCTGCACGTCGACTCGGCAGAGTACTCGTGTCTCAAGGCGATCGTCCTCTTCACCTCAGGTAAGTGCGGCGCCCCTGCCCCTGTCTGCTCTGGGTCGGCGCGGCCCCTGCTTGGGTCCGCTTGGATGGGGCCTCCTCGGGTGTCTCCACGCCCCCGAGGacagattttcctttcttttctttttcattccttccccccccccctatttttttcttttttttttcctaatccgATTGGAACAAAGGAACCCCTGTTTTGGAAATAG
- the LOC119568369 gene encoding nuclear receptor subfamily 2 group F member 1-A-like isoform X1 codes for MLYTDQRQDKMALVVPPGSTWRDPPVSLPPTTGEDVTRELGASVTPQPNAPQTPTPNSTAGSAPSSAPSPTGDDKNAQNMTCVVCGDKSSGKHYGQFTCEGCKSFFKRSVRRNLQYSCRGNRNCPIDQHHRNQCQYCRLRKCFKVGMRREEKNNGQHLLLISSSNYSLDKLPAEQAVQRGRIPPSQGMGMPGQFMANGDSLNGHTYLSSYISLLLRAEPFPTSPYGQCMNANNIMGVDNICELASRLLFSAVGWAKNIPFFPELQVTDQVALLRLVWSELFVLNASQCSMPLHVAPLLAAAGLHASPMAADRVVAFMDHIRIFQEQVEKLKALHVDSAEYSCLKAIVLFTSGKCGAPAPVCSGSARPLLGSAWMGPPRVSPRPRGQIFLSFLFHSFPPPLFFSFFFPNPIGTKEPLFWK; via the exons ATGCTGTACACGGACCAGCGTCAGGACAAGATGGCTTTAGTCGTGCCCCCCGGGTCCACGTGGCGAGACCCGCCCGTGTCTCTGCCGCCCACCACGGGGGAAGACGTGACCCGCGAGTTGGGCGCGAGTGTCACCCCGCAGCCCAATGCCCCTCAGACGCCCACGCCCAACTCGACGGCGGGCAGCGCGCCCTCGTCTGCCCCAAGCCCCACTGGCGACGACAAGAACGCTCAGAACATGACCTGCGTCGTGTGCGGCGACAAAAGCTCAGGGAAACACTATGGCCAGTTCACCTGCGAAG gGTGCAAGAGCTTCTTCAAACGATCAGTCCGCCGGAATCTGCAATATTCGTGCAGGGGCAACCGAAACTGCCCCATCGACCAACACCATCGTAATCAGTGTCAATACTGTCGTCTCAGAAAATGTTTTAAAGTCGGaatgaggagagaag aaaaaaataatgggcaGCACCTCCTTCTCATCAGCAGCTCAAACTACTCCCTCGACAAGCTGCCGGCCGAACAAG CGGTCCAGCGCGGGCGCATCCCCCCGTCGCAGGGCATGGGGATGCCGGGCCAGTTCATGGCCAACGGGGACTCCCTGAACGGCCACACGTACCTCTCGTCGTACATCTCCCTCCTGCTACGCGCCGAGCCCTTCCCCACCTCGCCCTACGGCCAGTGCATGAACGCCAACAACATCATGGGCGTGGACAACATCTGCGAGCTGGCGTCGCGGCTGCTCTTCTCCGCCGTGGGCTGGGCCAAGAACATCCCCTTCTTCCCGGAGCTGCAGGTGACCGACCAGGTGGCGCTGTTGCGGCTCGTCTGGTCCGAGCTGTTCGTGCTCAACGCCTCCCAGTGCTCCATGCCGCTGCACGTGGCGCCCCTGCTCGCCGCCGCGGGCCTGCACGCCTCCCCGATGGCGGCCGACAGGGTGGTCGCCTTCATGGACCACATCCGCATCTTCCAGGAGCAGGTCGAGAAGCTGAAGGCGCTGCACGTCGACTCGGCAGAGTACTCGTGTCTCAAGGCGATCGTCCTCTTCACCTCAGGTAAGTGCGGCGCCCCTGCCCCTGTCTGCTCTGGGTCGGCGCGGCCCCTGCTTGGGTCCGCTTGGATGGGGCCTCCTCGGGTGTCTCCACGCCCCCGAGGacagattttcctttcttttctttttcattccttccccccccccctatttttttcttttttttttcctaatccgATTGGAACAAAGGAACCCCTGTTTTGGAAATAG